One window of the Eucalyptus grandis isolate ANBG69807.140 chromosome 8, ASM1654582v1, whole genome shotgun sequence genome contains the following:
- the LOC104417656 gene encoding neo-calmodulin-like: MKPRRGDVLTKQQTDEFQEAFCLLDKDGDGCITSVELATALKSLDLHPTEEELQSMINEVDIDGNGTIEFGEFLSLMARKIKETELEEELKEAFKVIDKDQDGYISPNELKRVMIKLGEKLTEEELEEMMREADLDGDGQINYEEFIRMMLAF; this comes from the exons atgAAGCCAAGAAGAGGGGATGTGTTAACTAAACAGCAGACTGATGAGTTCCAAGAAGCGTTTTGTTTGCTGGACAAGGATGGAGATG GTTGCATCACATCTGTGGAATTGGCAACTGCACTCAAATCCTTGGACCTACATCCCACAGAGGAAGAACTTCAAAGCATGATCAATGAGGTCGATATCGATGGCAATGGGACTATAGAATTCGGGGAGTTCTTGAGTCTTATGGCCAGAAAAATTAAG GAGACTGAACTAGAAGAGGAGTTAAAGGAAGCTTTCAAGGTCATTGACAAGGATCAAGATGGTTATATATCTCCTAATGAG TTGAAGCGTGTGATGATCAAACTGGGAGAAAAGTTAACGGAGGAAGAATTGGAAGAGATGATGAGAGAGGCGGATCTGGATGGCGATGGCCAAATTAATTACGAAGAGTTCATCAGGATGATGTTAGCTTTCTGA
- the LOC104417659 gene encoding LOW QUALITY PROTEIN: calcium-transporting ATPase 12, plasma membrane-type (The sequence of the model RefSeq protein was modified relative to this genomic sequence to represent the inferred CDS: inserted 1 base in 1 codon) gives MSSLRLRKPNEEAATDAAVDQLHKPSEEAATDAVVDHRDNSTNIRRRWRLAFMAIYFTRALESMSKQVVDRKRDLLRTLSYTAINVESSDNPREGGRHSLRDVDPKILSDLVREKSFESLAQLGGIKQIASNLMTNLENGLSGDETDLTHRTNLFGPNKYNKPPAKSFLSFVLDAFKDLIIIILIACAVLSLAFGIKQHGLKEGWYDGGSIIIAIFLVVIVSAVSNYKQGRQFLKLSKESSNIKVEIVRDGRRQPISIFDIVVGDVVYLKIGDQVPADGLFVDGHSLRVDESSMTGESDHIEADSENPFLLSGTKVIDGYGRMMVSSVGMNTAWGEMMSSVSRDLDEETPLQARLNKMTSFIGKVGVSVAVLVLLVLMIRYFTGNTQDDAGQREFTSGKTKSGAVIDAVVRMVAAAVTIVVVAIPEGLPLAVTLTLAYSMKRMMGDNAMVRKLSACETMGSATTICTDKTGTLTLNEMRVTELCMGKEHVSVDESREIAAGIVEVLLQGIGMNTTGSVHMQPSASVPEISGSPTEKAILSWGVSELGMTMDKLKQEWEIIQVEAFNSEKKRSGVAVRRIGEQALHVHWKGAAEMILALCSDYYSQSGMVNVMNDEAQSDFGAIIKNMADKSLRCIAFAYKKIDGSLAQVHGKLEEDGLTLLGIVGIKDPCRPGVXRAVSACRSAGVNIKMITGDNMRTARAIALECGIFDHDEDLEHEAIVEGVQFRNYSPEQRTAAIEKIRVMARSSPFDKLLMVQCLKQKGHVVAVTGDGTNDAPALKEADIGLSMGIQGTEVAKESSDIVILDDNFASVVTVLRWGRCVYNNIQKFIQFQLTVNVAALIINFVAAVSSGDVPLTAVQLLWVNLIMDTLGALALATERPTNQLMLKQPIGRTEPLISRVMWRNLISQALYQVVILLTLQFKGSSIFGVDKKVRDTIIFNCFVLCQVFNEFNARKLEEKNVFKGIHKNKLFLGIVSITIILQVVMVEFLKKFANTVRLNWEQWGACIGLAALSWPIGWLVKCVPVSGKVSFSRREEAS, from the exons ATGTCGTCGTTGAGGCTTCGTAAACCTAACGAAGAAGCAGCAACTGATGCAGCGGTCGACCAGCTTCATAAACCTAGCGAAGAAGCAGCAACTGATGCAGTGGTCGACCACCGCGATAACTCGACGAATATCAGGCGAAGATGGCGCCTGGCTTTCATGGCCATATACTTCACAAGGGCCCTCGAGTCTATGTCGAAACAAGTCGTCGATAGGAAGAGAGACCTGTTGCGGACGCTCTCTTACACTGCCATCAATGTCGAGAGCAGTGATAATCCACGTGAAGGAGGTCGCCACTCTCTTCGAGATGTCGACCCTAAAATCCTGAGTGACCTGGTAAGAGAGAAAAGTTTTGAATCTCTTGCTCAACTTGGTGGCATAAAACAAATCGCTTCAAATCTCATGACAAATCTCGAAAATGGCCTGAGTGGGGATGAAACCGACCTCACGCACCGAACCAATCTTTTTGGGCCGAATAAGTACAATAAGCCGCCGGCAAAGAGCTTTCTCAGTTTTGTGCTTGATGCGTTCAAAGACCTGATCATAATCATTCTCATAGCATGTGCTGTTCTCTCTTTAGCATTTGGTATCAAACAGCACGGCCTTAAAGAAGGTTGGTATGATGGTGGGAGTATAATCATCGCCATCTTTCTAGTCGTCATCGTCTCTGCTGTCAGCAACTATAAGCAAGGAAGGCAGTTCCTGAAACTTTCCAAAGAGAGCAGCAACATTAAAGTGGAGATTGTTAGAGATGGCAGGAGGCAACCGATTTCCATATTTGATATTGTCGTAGGCGATGTCGTGTATCTGAAGATTGGTGACCAGGTTCCGGCCGATGGGTTGTTTGTTGATGGCCACTCCCTGAGAGTTGACGAGTCTAGCATGACTGGTGAAAGCGATCACATCGAAGCCGATAGCGAGAACCCTTTCTTACTCTCAGGCACCAAAGTGATAGACGGCTATGGTCGAATGATGGTTTCTTCTGTTGGCATGAACACGGCGTGGGGTGAGATGATGAGCTCCGTGAGccgtgacttagatgaagagaCCCCACTTCAAGCCCGTCTAAATAAGATGACTTCCTTCATCGGGAAGGTCGGGGTGTCGGTGGCCGTACTGGTGCTTCTTGTCTTGATGATCCGCTACTTCACTGGAAACACCCAAGATGATGCTGGACAGAGAGAATTCACCAGCGGGAAGACCAAGTCGGGGGCTGTGATAGACGCTGTTGTGCGCATGGTTGCTGCAGCAGTGACCATTGTGGTGGTGGCTATACCTGAGGGCTTGCCTTTGGCCGTCACTTTGACGCTGGCCTACTCCATGAAGCGCATGATGGGTGACAACGCCATGGTCCGGAAGCTCTCCGCCTGTGAAACCATGGGTTCTGCCACAACGATCTGCACGGATAAAACCGGAACTCTCACATTAAACGAGATGAGGGTGACCGAATTATGCATGGGAAAAGAACATGTGAGTGTAGATGAATCCAGAGAAATAGCCGCCGGCATTGTTGAAGTCCTACTACAAGGAATCGGAATGAACACAACGGGATCTGTCCACATGCAACCTTCTGCATCTGTTCCTGAAATTTCTGGCAGCCCAACTGAAAAGGCTATACTTTCTTGGGGTGTGTCCGAATTGGGTATGACGATGGATAAACTGAAGCAAGAATGGGAGATAATCCAAGTCGAGGCATTCAATtctgagaaaaagagaagcGGGGTTGCTGTGAGGAGGATAGGAGAGCAGGCCCTTCACGTACACTGGAAGGGAGCTGCTGAGATGATCTTGGCATTGTGTTCGGATTATTATAGCCAAAGCGGGATGGTGAATGTCATGAATGATGAAGCGCAGTCAGATTTCGGGgcaatcataaaaaatatggCAGACAAAAGCCTCCGCTGCATTGCATTCGCCTACAAAAAGATCGATGGCTCACTTGCTCAAGTTCATGGGAAACTTGAGGAAGATGGACTTACATTGCTGGGGATAGTAGGGATAAAGGACCCATGCAGACCAGGCG GGAGGGCAGTGTCGGCTTGTAGAAGTGCCGGAGTGAACATCAAGATGATCACAGGAGACAACATGCGCACTGCAAGAGCTATAGCCTTGGAATGTGGGATATTCGATCACGATGAAGATCTCGAACACGAAGCCATAGTAGAGGGCGTGCAGTTTCGCAACTACTCGCCCGAACAGAGAACGGCAGCAATCGAGAAAATCCGGGTAATGGCTAGATCATCCCCATTTGATAAGCTTTTGATGGTGCAATGCTTGAAGCAGAAAGGGCACGTGGTGGCAGTCACTGGCGATGGCACGAATGACGCGCCAGCCCTAAAAGAAGCAGATATCGGCCTCTCCATGGGCATCCAAGGCACTGAGGTGGCAAAGGAGAGCTCAGATATTGTCATCCTGGATGATAATTTCGCCTCCGTGGTGACTGTGCTTAGGTGGGGGCGGTGTGTCTACAACAACATTCAAAAGTTCATACAGTTTCAGCTCACTGTGAATGTGGCTGCCCTCATCATCAACTTCGTTGCTGCGGTCTCTTCTGGTGATGTCCCTTTGACAGCTGTCCAGCTTCTTTGGGTGAACTTGATTATGGACACCCTGGGAGCTTTGGCATTGGCGACAGAGCGACCAACAAATCAGCTCATGCTAAAGCAACCAATTGGACGAACTGAGCCGCTTATAAGCAGAGTCATGTGGAGGAATCTCATATCTCAGGCCTTGTACCAAGTTGTCATCCTCCTGACCCTACAATTTAAGGGAAGTTCCATTTTTGGGGTGGACAAGAAAGTGAGGGACACAATTATTTTCAACTGCTTCGTCCTCTGCCAGGTATTCAACGAATTTAATGCCAGGAAACTGGAGGAGAAAAATGTATTCAAAGGGATCCATAAGAACAAGTTGTTCTTGGGCATCGTTAGCATAACGATAATTCTTCAGGTGGTGATGGTTGAGTTTCTGAAGAAGTTTGCCAACACTGTGAGGTTGAACTGGGAACAATGGGGTGCTTGCATCGGACTTGCAGCTTTGTCTTGGCCAATTGGTTGGCTTGTTAAGTGCGTTCCGGTCTCTGGCAAAGTGTCCTTCTCCCGCAGAGAAGAAGCATCCTGA